One Intestinimonas butyriciproducens genomic window, GTCTATGTGGATGCCTTCGAGCGCATCCACCTCCAGGCCTCAGCGGGCAGCAAGCTCTGCTACTCCTTCGTGCTGACCAGCGTAGAGGAGGCCGAGGAGACCACCTCCTCTATGCGGGAGCGGGGAGAGATCGACGAGCGCACCTACTGTTTCTATCTGACGACGGTGTTCGTCCCCCAGAATGAATACGCCCTGGGCTGGTCCATGGCCGGCAACACCGGAGATTATACCGGCGAAGACCCCGCCGTCCCCGAAGGCGCGCTGGAATACTACCGCTGCGGTTACATCACCCTGGAGGACGACGGCTGGCACGGCCGGCTGGTTGGGACCGGATGGTAGACCGCAGGACATCCCCCACCGCCCGGCAAGGCATTTACAAACAATATGATGAACTCCGCCGGCCCCCTGTCGATCAGGGGACCGGCGGAGCCTTTTTACGCCCCGGCGCGCACACGCATTTGTATTCTCATATCCCCATGACCTCGCACACGGCGGCCTGAAGGTAGTCGATATCCTCGAACCGGGTGAGGGGGTTCACGGAAAAGCGGACCGTTCCCTGTGGGAAGGTCCCCAGGGTCTTATGGGCCAGCGGGGCGCAGTGAAGGCCGCACCGAGCCTGTATGCCGAACTCCTTTTCCAGGCGGAAGGCGGCCTCGGCATTGTCCAGGCCCGGAAAATCCACCGATACCACACCCACCTGGCGTTCGGCGTCCAGCGTCCCCAGCACCCGCAATCCGTCCTCCTCCATCTCCCGCATTCGGGCGATGAGATGGCCGGTCAGCCTCTTCTCCCGCCGGCGCAGGTTCTCCCAGCCCTGGGCGGCGCCCCAGTCCAGCGCGGCCCGGAGCCCGTAAATCCCGGGAAGATTCAGTGTGCCCGCTTCAAACCGGTCCGGAAGGAAGCCGGGCATACTCTCCAGGTCCGAAAGACTCCCCGTCCCCCCCGCAATGAGAGGTGTGAGCCGCTCTGCCAGGGCGTCGGTGAGGAGTAAGCCCCCCAGTCCCTGCGGTCCCATCAACCCCTTATGGGCAGGGAAGGCCAGCGCGTCGATACCCATGGCATCCATATCGATGGGGAGCAGACCAGCGCTCTGGGCGGCGTCCACACAAAAGAAGATGCCCCGCTCCCGGCACAGTTTTCCTACCGCCTCAATGGGCATCCGGGTGCCGCACACGTTGGAGGCGTGGGTGAGCACCACAAGCCTTGTCCGCTCCGTCAGGCGCCCCTCCACCTGTTCCAAAAGCAGTTCTCCCTGTTCGCTGCAGGGCAGGTAGTCCACCGCCACGCCCCAGCGCTCCATCTGTTTCAGCGGACGCAGCACGGCGTTATGCTCCATGGTGGAGACGGCCGCCCGGTCCCCGGGCTCCAGGAGGCCCTTAATCACATAGTTGAGAGAGTGGGTGCAGCCGGGCGTGAAGATCACATTCTGGGGGGCCGGCCCCCCCAGAAGTGTGCAGAGCTTCTCCCGCACCTCCAGCGCCACATTTGCCGCGTCATAGGCGTTCTGGTAGTCGCCGCGGCCGATGTTGCAGCATACCCGGTCCAGGAAGTCCGCCGCGGCCTCCGATACGCCGGGCGCTTTGGGCCGGGTTGTGGCCGCGCTGTCAAAGTATCGCTGTCTCATGGTGCGCCCCCTCAATTAAAATTCCGTCTCCACCGCCACGCGGTAATCATAGCGGTCTTCCCGCAGGGTGGTCAGCAGCCGGCCCAGCACCGCGGCAGACGCGGCGCTGTCGTCCAGCGTGATGCGCGCCGTGTTCTCCCTGTCCTCCAATGCCCCGAGGAGCTCGTTGTAGACCGTTCCGCTCCCTCTCCCCTCCGGCAGGCCGCTCAGGTTCCCACGCCAGCACAGCCAGCCCTCAGCCTCCAGCGCATCGGCCACCGTCCGGTCCTCCGCCAGCACAATCCGGGCGTAGGTCCTTCCGATATGGGCCAGAAGCTCATTGGCGGCCTGCAGCTCCTCCCGGGCCGCCGCAGGCGTGTCCGCCTGTGTGAACAGGCCGATGACATGCCCCTCCCCCATGGCCCGGCGGATCAGGTCGTCCCGCTGCGCCAGCCGGTCCGCCGGGAACAGGAGCAGCGCCGCTCTGCCCTCCCGGGCCAGCGCGTCCAGCACCGCCTCTCCCGCCTCCCCTGTATCACAGCGGAGGGCCAGGTAGACCCGCACCGCCCGCTCGTCCTGGCTGCCCGGCGCAGGCGTGGGCAGGACGGCGGAGGGCGGCGTGGATTCGCCCCCGGGCTCCCCGCCGGTCTGGGCCGTGACGGTGCGGTAGTAGTTTTGAAGCTGGATGAGGTAAGGGGTGGTCACCGACCCCCGGAACTGCTGGTCGCTGAGGCTGGCGTCTGCGTTGTGGATGCGGATATAGGGGTAATATTTTGTTCCGAAAACAATGTTGCCCTGGGTACACTCCAGCCCGAAATAGGCGCAGGTGGAGCTGGCCGAGACATAGATCTGCCCATTGCGGATAATGGCGGTGGGCGTCTTCCGCTCTCCGTCCGGATAGTAATCATAGGATACCCCGGTCCGCAGGTCAAAGGTCAGATTTTTCGCGTCACTGTTGAAGAGCGTGAGCGTATTCTGGGTCTTGTTCTGTCCCCCGTCAAATACGCCCAGCTTGATCCCGCCGTTCTGATTGGCCACAAAGGTGGTGTAGGGGACATAGATGGTCCCGCCCACCCGGATGGGCATGGTGCTGTCGTTGAGGGGCATGGGGCTGTCGTTGAGTCCCAGGAAGATCACGTTTGCGTCCCAATCCTCGCCGGCGGCCGCGGCCTGAAGCGCCAGCCCCAGCAGCAGTATGGCGGCGCACAGGGCCGCCAGAATTTTCTTTTTCATCTCCTCCGCGCCTCCTCTTCCAACGATTCAAAGCGGATGTTCTCCTGTTATTATAGCATACCCCGCCCGGCACGGTAAACCCCGGCTTGTCCTCCGCAGAATTCTCGGATATAATTTAATCTGTTTTAAAGACTTTGTAAATTCCCTTTTTGTCTCCGTTGGGGTATACTGTCCATAACAAGCTGGGAAGGAGGGGCCGCTCTCATGACCGCAACGCCGGAACAAGTGAAAAGGCTCTGCGCAGCCTCCGGCGCGGACGAGATCGCCGCGCTCTCTGCCCTAGAGCGCCGGAACGGGGACCTGCTGGAGGCCCTTCTGGAGCTGGAGCGGCAGGGCAGCGCCCGGCCCCCAGCCCGAGGTGGATTTTATACCACCCGGCCCCAGGGCAGCACAGGTCCCGCCTCCGCCCTTCCCGTCGCCAATGCGGGAGGGCGCCGTACGGGCGGCTGGCGGCGGACCCAAGAGGATCTCTCCCCGCCGGGCCTGGCCGCAGCCCTGCGGGATCTGGCCCGGCGGAGCGTAGAGAACTATCTGGAGATCCGCCGCCGGGGCAGGCGGGTGACCTCCATGCCCCTGCTGATCCTTCTGCTGCTCCTGGTCTTCTTTTTCTGGATCACGGCGCTCGTACTGGCCCTGGGGCTGGTGCTGGGCTTCCGCTATCGCTTCGGCGGGCCGGATCTGGACCGGGAGACCATGGATCGGGCTACGGCCCGGCTCTCCTCCAAGGCGGCAGCCGTGCGGGACAAGATCCGTGCTGCGCTTCAGGGGCGAGGGCGCGGCCGCAGGCGATGACGGTGTTTTTGAAAGGAGGCTTGTCCCTTGGCGGAAAAAATCCTGCTCATCGAGGACGAGGAAAAGCTGGCCCGGATGGTGGAGCTGGAGCTCCGATATGAGGGCTACGAGGTAGAAAAGGCCTTCGACGGCCGAACGGGCCTGGAGCGGGCCCTCTCAGGGGAACACGATCTGATCTTGCTGGACATCATGCTCCCAGGCATGTCCGGCATGGAGGTGCTCCGCCGTCTGCGGCGGGAAAGCCAGGCGCCTGTTATCATGCTCACCGCCCGGGACACAGTGGTGGACAAGGTGTCCGGCCTGGACTCCGGGGCGGACGACTATATCACCAAACCCTTCGCCATCGAAGAGCTGCTGGCCCGCATCCGGGCGGCCCTGCGCAAGCGGCCCTCCGCCCCGGCGGAGGCCCCCAAGCTCACCTGCGGCGCCCTGGTCATGGACACCGAGCGCCACGAGGTAACGGTGAGGGGCGCTCCCGTGGAGCTCACCCGGCGGGAATTCGACCTACTGCACTATCTGTTGGAAAACAAGGAGAAGGTCATCTCCCGGGAATCCCTTCTGGACCATGTCTGGGGCTTCGACTTCGCCGGGGAAACCAACGCCGTGGACGTATACATCCGCTTTCTCCGGTCCAAGATCGACGAAAAGTTCGGTGTAAAGATCATCCACACGGTCCGGGGCGTGGGCTATGTGGTCCGGGAGGAGGATGCGTCATGAGCCCGTCCGCCATCGTATATGCCTCCGCCACCGGTTTTACCCGCCGATACGCCGATCTTCTCTCAGAGCGGACCGGCCTGCCCTGCTTTGCGCTGGGCGCCGTGCCCGGCCCGGACCGGGGCGCGGCGGTTCTCTATCTGGGCTGGCTGTGCGCAGGTGGGATCAAAGGCCTCCGAAAGGCCCGGGCCCGCTACAAGGTGCAGGCGGTGTGCGCCGTCGGCATGAGCCCTGCCGGGACGGCATACACCGATCAGGTCCGCGCCCAAAATCATCTGGAGAACCTCCCCTTTTTCTACCTCCGGGGCGGCTACGCCCCGGAGCGGCTCACGGGTCTCTATCGACCCATGATGTCTCTGATGTCCAGAATGGTCTCCAAAGCGTCCGCCGAGGACGAGGGCGCGCGCGCCATGCAGGAGGCCTTTGCCAAAGGCGGCGACTGGGTGAGCGCGGAGCAGCTCTCCCCGGTGCTGGACGCGCTGACCGAGTAGCACACTCCACCCCGCTCCGCAAGGGAGGCGTCCGCCATGCCGTCAAAACAAAGCCAAAAGCCCCGGGGGCGGGTAAAATCCTCCATCGTCCTGCGGCTGAACCTGCGTCTTTTCCTGCGTCTGCTGGGCATCTATGTCTTTATGGACCTTCTCCTCCTGCTGCTGACCGGGGGAGGCGTCCTGCTCTGGGCCGACCGGCAGTGTGCCGATGTGTCCGCCCTGGTGGAGGAGCGCGGTGTGCCCTCTGCCGAGGCCACCGTCTGGATGGCCGCCGGGGACTATACCGTGTCCGCACTGACCGAGCCCCCAGACCGGGCCGGCTTTCTCCTCAACGGTGCGTATTTCAACCTGGGTTCTCTCCGCGACGACCCGCTCTCCGGGAGCCTGCGCACCCTGGATCTGGGCGCCGCCCCCTTCTTCTTCGGCCCCTGGACCTCTCATCCGGGCCGGGACGTGACCTACACCGTCGCCCTGCCCAACAACGGCGAACCCTACGCCATCACCCTGGATCTGGAGCACCAGGTCACCTTGGCGGTCTTTGCCGGGCGGGTGCTGCTTATCTGCCAATTGGTGAGTCTGTTGTGCAATCTGTTTAAAAACGCGGGCACCATCAGGCGCACCCTCAAACCCATTCAGGAGCTGGCCGCTGCGGCCACCCGGCTGGGAAACGCCTCCTCCATGTCTCCGGAGGAGCTCTCCGCTCTGGCGGGAAGGCTGGATGAGATCAACGCCACCCACTTGGATAAGCGCATTCCGGTCAGCGGCACCCAGAAGGAGCTCAAGACCTTGGCCCAGGCCATCAATGCCATGCTGGACCGCATCAATGAGGCCTATCGCTCTCAGATGCGCTTCGTCTCCGACGCCTCTCACGAGCTCCGGACCCCCATCTCTGTCATCCAGGGTTATGCCAATCTCCTGGACCGATGGGGCAAGGATGACCCCGACACCATGCAGGAGGCCATCGACGCCATCCGTTCCGAGGCCGACGCCATGAAGGAGCTGGTGGAGCAGCTTCTCTTTCTGGCCCGGGGGGACAATGATTCCATGCGCATCGACCAGACGGACTTTGACCTTACGGAGGTGGCCGCCCAGGTCCTCAAAGAGACAGAGATGATCGATCAGACCCATCTCTTCTCCGCGCAGTGGTCCACCGGCCCCGTACCCGTCCACGCCGACCTCGGGCTCATCAAGCAGTGTCTCCGGGTCCTGGTGGACAACAGCATCAAATATACCCCCGCCGGAGGCCGGATCACCCTCCGGGTGGAGGCGGACGAGAGCCTTGCCCGCCTCTCTGTCCAGGATGAGGGCCAGGGCATCGACGCTGAAAGCCTCCCGCATATTTTTGACCGCTTTTTCCGCACCGATCAGTCCCGGGCCCGCCAGACCGGCGGCACCGGCCTGGGCCTGGCCATCGCCAAATGGATCGTGGAACGCCACGGCGGCTGGTTTGAAGTCCTCTCCCGGGAGGGGATCGGCACCCGGATGACGATGGTCCTGCCCCTGGCACGCCTGGCGGAGGAGGACTGAACGGGCTCAAGTCCGGCCGCCGACCTTACAGTCTGCACCTGCTGCGGCCTTCCTCTGTTTCTTCAGGAGGAGGGCCGCAAATTTTTTCTCTGTCCCCTCTTCTCCCTTCCCCCAAGGACTTCGGGGCGCATTCCTTTTCAGACCCTTCTTTTTTCTACACAACGATATATTGACAACAGTGTTTTCCATGATACAATATCTGGTGTACATCCGCAGGATTC contains:
- a CDS encoding aminotransferase class V-fold PLP-dependent enzyme, translating into MRQRYFDSAATTRPKAPGVSEAAADFLDRVCCNIGRGDYQNAYDAANVALEVREKLCTLLGGPAPQNVIFTPGCTHSLNYVIKGLLEPGDRAAVSTMEHNAVLRPLKQMERWGVAVDYLPCSEQGELLLEQVEGRLTERTRLVVLTHASNVCGTRMPIEAVGKLCRERGIFFCVDAAQSAGLLPIDMDAMGIDALAFPAHKGLMGPQGLGGLLLTDALAERLTPLIAGGTGSLSDLESMPGFLPDRFEAGTLNLPGIYGLRAALDWGAAQGWENLRRREKRLTGHLIARMREMEEDGLRVLGTLDAERQVGVVSVDFPGLDNAEAAFRLEKEFGIQARCGLHCAPLAHKTLGTFPQGTVRFSVNPLTRFEDIDYLQAAVCEVMGI
- a CDS encoding response regulator transcription factor; the encoded protein is MAEKILLIEDEEKLARMVELELRYEGYEVEKAFDGRTGLERALSGEHDLILLDIMLPGMSGMEVLRRLRRESQAPVIMLTARDTVVDKVSGLDSGADDYITKPFAIEELLARIRAALRKRPSAPAEAPKLTCGALVMDTERHEVTVRGAPVELTRREFDLLHYLLENKEKVISRESLLDHVWGFDFAGETNAVDVYIRFLRSKIDEKFGVKIIHTVRGVGYVVREEDAS
- a CDS encoding sensor histidine kinase, whose protein sequence is MPSKQSQKPRGRVKSSIVLRLNLRLFLRLLGIYVFMDLLLLLLTGGGVLLWADRQCADVSALVEERGVPSAEATVWMAAGDYTVSALTEPPDRAGFLLNGAYFNLGSLRDDPLSGSLRTLDLGAAPFFFGPWTSHPGRDVTYTVALPNNGEPYAITLDLEHQVTLAVFAGRVLLICQLVSLLCNLFKNAGTIRRTLKPIQELAAAATRLGNASSMSPEELSALAGRLDEINATHLDKRIPVSGTQKELKTLAQAINAMLDRINEAYRSQMRFVSDASHELRTPISVIQGYANLLDRWGKDDPDTMQEAIDAIRSEADAMKELVEQLLFLARGDNDSMRIDQTDFDLTEVAAQVLKETEMIDQTHLFSAQWSTGPVPVHADLGLIKQCLRVLVDNSIKYTPAGGRITLRVEADESLARLSVQDEGQGIDAESLPHIFDRFFRTDQSRARQTGGTGLGLAIAKWIVERHGGWFEVLSREGIGTRMTMVLPLARLAEED